AACGGCGCCTTGGCCCCCAGAGCCTTCTTCAAGAAGGCGTGCACCAAGTGGTTGAATATCGCGGGCTGTTCAAAATAGCCGGAGTGGCCTACGCCGGGCAGGATGTGAAGCTCCGCGCCGGGCACGCATTTATGCGCCAGCCGCAGGGCGTCCGGCGGCAGGCCCTTGTCTTCCTCGCCGCCGATGAATATGACCGGGACTTTGAGGCCCTTTAGCTGCTCCGGCGTCGGCCCCAGGGTGCGGCCTCGCTTGATGGGCGCATCGGGCGAGTTATAGGTGTTGAACTGCCGGTAGAGGTCAGCTCGCACAGGGTTGCTCTGGCGAAAGGTCTCGGATAGCGCCCGGATCTTCATCGGCAAGCCCTCCACGCCGGCCACCGCCTCCACCATTCGCTTGCGAAGGGCCGGCTCATCGATGCCGCCGGTACTGCCCGACAGAATCAGCGCCTTAATCCTCTGCGGCGACTTGGCGGTGAGGGCTGTCACCGGCCACCCGCCCAGGGACTGGCCCACCAGGATGGCTTCCTTCGCCTTCAGGTGGTCGAGGAGCGCCTCCAGGTCGCTGGTGAAAGAAGCAGCCCCCGGACTGCCTTCTTTTTCTCTCGACAGCCCAAAGCCTCGCATGTCCATGGTCACGACCTGGAACCATTTAGAAAAGTAGGGCATTTGCTGCCACCAGACACCATGATTGCCTCCCGCGCCGTGGATAAATACCATGGTCATTCCCTGGCCCTGGAGGTCGTAATAAATATCGGCGTCTTTCAGGTTCATGTAAGGCATATCAGTCCTCCAGATTTACCAGATTTAATTGTCGGTTACGCGATCGGGGGACGGCGTCGATGCCAGTCCGTGGCCTGCTCATAGGCGTAGGCGATGCGCAGGATCATGGCCTCGTCAAAAGGCTTGCCGATGATTTGCAGGCCAAAAGGCAGTCCGTTGGACGTAAAGCCGCAGGGCACGGACACCGCCGCAGCGCCGGCCAGGTTGACCGGGCTGCGCAGTATCCGCCCATAGGCCATCTCAGCCCTATTGGCGGCCTTGCTGCCAAGGCTGAGGCTGCTGGCGACGAGGGGCGCGGGCGTGGCCGTGGTGGGGCCGATAAGCACGTCAAACCGCTTCATGACCTCTAGGAATTCGCGGCGCCACATCTCGCGCAAACGTACGGCTTTATAGTAGGTCTTCGCAGGCACCAGGCTAGCCGCCAGCAGATAAAGGCGCATCTTTGGGTCGAAAACTCGGGGCTGCTGCCGCAAGCGCTGGTAGTGGACCGCCGCGCCGTCGGCCTCGGTGATGGCGGTGGCGATGGCGCCGGTGTGCTTGATGAAGGGTATGGAAACCTCACCGACCGATGCGCCCAGGCTTCTGAAAACAGCGGCAGCGTCCAGCACGCCCTTCTGGGTGTCTTTGTTTAGCCGGTCGTTGTAGACTTGCTCAGTCACCAGACCGACTCGAAGCCCCTTTACCCCATCTTTTAGCGACGCAGAGTAGTCCGGCACGGACGCGTCCCAGGTGTACGGGTCCTTAGGATCGTAGCCAGCTATGGACTGGAGGGTCATCGCGCAGTCCTCCACGGTCCTCGACATCGGCCCCGCCACGTCCTGCGACCAGCTGGAGCCGATGAGGCCGTGGCGGCTCACCAGTCCCCACGTCGGCCTCAAGCCGACGAGGCTGCACATTGACGACGGGCTGCGAATGGAGCCCAGGGTATCCTCGCCGATGGACGTGGCGCACATGTAGGTCACGGTGGCAGAGGCGGAACCGTAGCTGGACCCGCCTGCCAGCCGGGTCAGTTCCCAGGGGTTTCGGGGTATGCCCCAGGGGAAGTTGTATCCGCCGGACAAAGCGAACTCGTTCAGGTTGGTCTTTCCAATAATAATCGCCCCGGCCTTCTTGAGCCGCGACACCACCGTAGCGTCTTCCCGTGGAACGAAGTCCTTTAGGAACTTGGAGCCGGAGGTGGTCAGGACACCCTTTGTCCATAACTGGTCTTTTATCGCCACGGGAATGCCGTGCATCGTCCCCAGATACCTGCCTCTGGCTAACTGCGATTCGGCCTTCTTGGCGGCGCCCAGGGCCTGGTCGCCGAGGACGGTTATGAAGGCGTTCAGCCTCGGCTCCAGCTCTTCGATGCGCCGCAGGTAGGCGTCGGTCAGTTCCACCGGCGACAGCCGCCGCGAGGCTATAAGCCGGGAGATCTCCGTTGCGGAGAGGTAAATGAAATCGTTAGTCTTCAAGAGGCGTCGCCTTATGGGGTACGCTTGTAAACCCTGAATGAACTGAGGGTGGAGAGTACGACTCCACCCTCAGTTTGCGGTGGCGGGAACCTATTTGAAAACAGCCTTGGTATATTCCTGGTAGCGCGTGATGCCGATATTTAGATGGTTTACCTGGTACTCGTTTACAAAGGCCGGGTTGGCCACGGCATAGCCGAACACCCAACCTATAGGTATGTCGACGCGAGTCTTGACCCACCAATCGCCAAAGTCCTGGACCATCTTCGTCCTGGTGGCGGCATCCGTAGTGGCGTCGTAGGCTTTCTTAAAGTCGGACACTTCCTGGTAGTCAATCCATCCTCGGCCAGACTCGTACCAATAGAAGCTCAGGTCTATGGTGATGGGGTTAGTAGCGGGAGACGACATGTACATAGTGTCGGCCAAAGACCTAGCCCTGATATGTCCCTGGACTACCGGGTTGTCACCGACCTCA
This sequence is a window from SAR202 cluster bacterium. Protein-coding genes within it:
- a CDS encoding alpha/beta fold hydrolase → MPYMNLKDADIYYDLQGQGMTMVFIHGAGGNHGVWWQQMPYFSKWFQVVTMDMRGFGLSREKEGSPGAASFTSDLEALLDHLKAKEAILVGQSLGGWPVTALTAKSPQRIKALILSGSTGGIDEPALRKRMVEAVAGVEGLPMKIRALSETFRQSNPVRADLYRQFNTYNSPDAPIKRGRTLGPTPEQLKGLKVPVIFIGGEEDKGLPPDALRLAHKCVPGAELHILPGVGHSGYFEQPAIFNHLVHAFLKKALGAKAP
- a CDS encoding amidase, yielding MQGLQAYPIRRRLLKTNDFIYLSATEISRLIASRRLSPVELTDAYLRRIEELEPRLNAFITVLGDQALGAAKKAESQLARGRYLGTMHGIPVAIKDQLWTKGVLTTSGSKFLKDFVPREDATVVSRLKKAGAIIIGKTNLNEFALSGGYNFPWGIPRNPWELTRLAGGSSYGSASATVTYMCATSIGEDTLGSIRSPSSMCSLVGLRPTWGLVSRHGLIGSSWSQDVAGPMSRTVEDCAMTLQSIAGYDPKDPYTWDASVPDYSASLKDGVKGLRVGLVTEQVYNDRLNKDTQKGVLDAAAVFRSLGASVGEVSIPFIKHTGAIATAITEADGAAVHYQRLRQQPRVFDPKMRLYLLAASLVPAKTYYKAVRLREMWRREFLEVMKRFDVLIGPTTATPAPLVASSLSLGSKAANRAEMAYGRILRSPVNLAGAAAVSVPCGFTSNGLPFGLQIIGKPFDEAMILRIAYAYEQATDWHRRRPPIA